One Acidobacteriota bacterium genomic window carries:
- a CDS encoding ABC transporter permease yields the protein MMSFVDILMLALRNLRQAKLRTALTVIGVVVGVAAIITMVSFGIGLQRNIIGQAFARLDAFTAITVLGADTEDLLALNEGRTALDEDEEGAAKPGNAEAVASPAPSATPASNGPPNAPSRPRRVLDETTLAEIGRLKGVRFVAPIVTFNCFTRFNDRTRVQTIAGATVGDDPRFKTFLAGGGFRTADAHEAVINENFLTAFSPEAFRRRRNRRGGPPQGGPFQATSTKSDEERVRDAQAALGKELTLLSQPGAASVTGSIFGIPLLNPASTPIGVADDSRLEKHAFRIVGVLKTEGGLNFSPFGNANFFLPLEQAKRLRLANLSPMERMGEALTGHDDVPSYRALELRVTDPSQIKPVTAALEKLGLRAFSVTTQLEEIERIFLIINSSLALIGGIALLVASFGISNTMIMSIRERTREIGIMKAIGGSDGEIMKIFFVEASLIGLLGGTLGVLAGWGVDRLANTLANQWIVRQAGQTMRHIEFFSIPWFLSGGAILFAVFISLIAAIYPASRAAKVDPIKALRYE from the coding sequence ATGATGAGCTTTGTTGACATCCTCATGCTGGCGCTGCGCAATTTGCGCCAGGCCAAACTGCGCACGGCGCTGACCGTCATCGGCGTCGTCGTCGGCGTTGCCGCGATTATTACGATGGTCAGTTTCGGCATCGGCTTGCAGCGCAACATCATCGGCCAGGCCTTTGCGCGACTGGATGCCTTCACTGCAATCACCGTGTTGGGCGCGGATACGGAAGACCTGCTGGCGTTGAACGAAGGGCGCACCGCGTTGGATGAAGACGAAGAGGGAGCCGCAAAGCCTGGGAATGCCGAAGCCGTAGCCAGCCCCGCGCCGAGTGCAACTCCGGCCAGCAATGGCCCACCGAATGCGCCCAGCCGGCCGCGCCGCGTGTTGGATGAAACGACGCTCGCCGAGATTGGTAGGCTGAAGGGCGTGCGGTTTGTCGCGCCAATTGTGACGTTCAATTGCTTCACGCGCTTTAACGACCGCACGCGGGTGCAAACGATTGCCGGGGCGACGGTGGGCGATGATCCGCGTTTCAAAACCTTTCTGGCGGGCGGCGGTTTCCGCACTGCCGATGCGCACGAAGCCGTCATCAACGAAAACTTCCTCACCGCGTTTTCGCCGGAAGCCTTTCGCCGTCGCCGTAATCGCCGGGGCGGGCCACCACAAGGCGGGCCGTTTCAAGCCACTTCGACCAAGAGCGATGAAGAGCGCGTGCGCGATGCGCAAGCCGCCCTGGGCAAAGAGCTTACGCTGCTCTCGCAACCCGGCGCAGCAAGTGTGACGGGCAGCATCTTTGGCATTCCGTTGCTCAATCCCGCTTCGACACCCATTGGCGTGGCTGATGACAGCCGCCTTGAGAAACATGCCTTTCGCATTGTCGGCGTGCTGAAAACCGAAGGCGGCTTGAATTTCAGCCCCTTCGGCAATGCCAATTTCTTTTTGCCGCTGGAACAGGCCAAACGCTTGCGGCTGGCGAATCTGTCGCCGATGGAACGCATGGGCGAGGCGCTGACCGGGCATGACGATGTGCCTAGCTATCGCGCGTTGGAATTGCGCGTCACCGATCCGAGCCAGATCAAACCCGTCACCGCCGCCTTGGAAAAGCTGGGCCTGCGCGCATTTTCAGTCACGACCCAACTCGAAGAGATCGAACGCATCTTCCTGATCATCAACAGCAGTCTGGCGTTGATTGGCGGCATCGCCTTGCTGGTGGCGTCGTTCGGCATTTCGAACACGATGATTATGTCCATCCGCGAACGCACGCGCGAGATCGGCATTATGAAAGCCATCGGCGGTTCGGACGGCGAGATCATGAAAATCTTTTTTGTCGAAGCCAGCCTGATTGGCCTGCTGGGTGGGACGTTGGGCGTGCTGGCGGGCTGGGGCGTAGACCGTTTGGCCAACACGCTGGCCAACCAGTGGATCGTGCGGCAAGCAGGCCAAACCATGCGCCACATCGAATTCTTTTCGATCCCCTGGTTTTTGTCGGGCGGCGCGATCCTGTTCGCCGTGTTCATCAGCCTGATTGCGGCGATCTATCCGGCCTCGCGCGCCGCCAAAGTAGACCCGATCAAGGCACTGCGCTATGAGTAA
- a CDS encoding VWA domain-containing protein, which yields MKVHRIVRRFVRQLCGQSCLALLWLLGVAALVQAQTARSANEAVLSLDTQVVSLTVTVSDKQGRHVSGLEQGAFALFEDQVAQEISYFTNTDTPASIVVVFDLSGSMRDEKIKRSQLALERFLQNCHADDEYSLIGFNDHAWVALDRTRDPQQLLRQFSSVKPEGNTALYDAVALGLRQLEKARYPRRVLLVISDGDDNHSRASLRQIKRQVNESAALIYAIGVHDFSLRNQIGGLILHELTEPSGGKAFFPKDGEAMSEAFEKIALELRQQYSIGYTPSNFSADGKWRKLKVKVTPPPETPGIVVRARVGYYANPKRPGAAAEEVEAAHR from the coding sequence ATGAAAGTCCATCGTATTGTGCGGCGCTTTGTGCGGCAGCTATGCGGGCAAAGCTGTCTGGCGCTGCTGTGGTTATTGGGCGTGGCTGCCCTTGTGCAAGCCCAGACCGCCAGGTCTGCGAACGAGGCTGTGCTCAGCCTCGACACGCAGGTTGTGTCGCTGACCGTCACCGTCAGCGACAAACAGGGCCGCCATGTGTCCGGCCTGGAGCAAGGCGCGTTTGCCTTGTTTGAAGACCAAGTGGCCCAGGAAATCAGCTACTTCACCAATACCGACACACCGGCTTCGATTGTCGTCGTGTTCGATTTGTCGGGTTCGATGCGCGACGAAAAGATCAAACGCTCCCAACTGGCGCTCGAACGCTTTTTGCAGAACTGCCACGCCGATGACGAGTATTCGTTGATCGGGTTCAACGACCACGCCTGGGTGGCGTTAGACCGCACACGCGATCCGCAGCAGTTATTGCGGCAATTCAGTAGCGTGAAACCGGAAGGGAATACGGCGCTTTATGACGCCGTCGCGTTGGGCTTGCGGCAGTTGGAAAAGGCTCGTTATCCCCGGCGCGTGCTGTTGGTCATCAGCGATGGCGACGACAATCATTCGCGCGCCAGTTTGCGCCAGATCAAACGCCAGGTGAATGAATCCGCTGCGTTGATCTATGCCATTGGCGTGCATGATTTTTCGTTGCGCAACCAAATCGGCGGATTGATTCTGCACGAACTGACAGAGCCGAGTGGCGGCAAGGCGTTCTTCCCGAAAGATGGCGAGGCCATGTCGGAGGCGTTTGAAAAGATCGCGCTCGAATTGCGGCAGCAGTATTCCATTGGCTATACGCCGTCGAATTTTTCCGCCGACGGCAAGTGGCGCAAGCTGAAAGTCAAAGTCACACCGCCTCCCGAAACGCCGGGCATCGTCGTGCGCGCCCGCGTAGGCTATTACGCCAATCCCAAACGACCCGGGGCCGCTGCCGAAGAAGTCGAAGCGGCGCATCGCTAG
- a CDS encoding OsmC family protein — translation MNDVRVKLALADGFRTQITAGAHTLVADEPVKAGGTDEGMSPYELLLSALGACTAMTLRMYIERKQLPITEVEVLLSFDRIHADDCESCSDEQKAAKKEIQHISRLIYVTGAVTEEQRERLLYIANRCPVHITLHSDPHVEDALIVRPPATIQQND, via the coding sequence ATGAATGATGTTCGCGTAAAACTGGCGCTGGCCGATGGCTTCCGCACCCAAATCACGGCGGGGGCGCACACGCTGGTGGCCGACGAGCCGGTCAAAGCAGGTGGCACCGATGAAGGGATGTCGCCGTATGAATTGCTGCTCTCGGCGTTGGGCGCGTGCACGGCGATGACGCTCAGGATGTATATCGAACGCAAGCAACTGCCAATCACCGAGGTCGAGGTGCTGCTAAGTTTCGACCGCATTCACGCGGACGATTGCGAATCGTGCAGCGACGAACAGAAGGCCGCGAAAAAAGAGATTCAACACATCAGCCGCTTGATTTACGTCACCGGCGCAGTGACCGAAGAGCAGCGCGAACGTTTGCTTTACATCGCCAACCGCTGCCCGGTGCACATCACTTTGCACAGTGACCCGCACGTCGAAGACGCGCTGATCGTTCGCCCGCCGGCAACCATCCAACAAAACGACTAG
- a CDS encoding aminotransferase class V-fold PLP-dependent enzyme produces MPNNDQLDLSPAEMRRLGYQAIDEIVAHFEQLNDKPAIRVGTRAELEARLREPLPEAPTGIETLFAQLQRDVWPFMGNIGHPRFFAFIPTPVNFVSVLADVLMSGFNPFVGSWLGGSAPAQIELVTVDWLRELCGLPATAGGHFVSGGSAANLTALAVARHVKLNDRFADAVVYFSDQTHSASERALRVLGFAPEQLCKLPSDAAYRLPLAALQAAVTADRANGRRPFCVIANAGATNTGAIDPLPELVQFCRAEDLWLHVDGAYGVAAVLCERGQALLAGLGEVDSLALDPHKWLFQTYEIGCVLVRDVRWLKQTFHVLPEYLEDTQLNMAEVNFYEQGYQLTRSFRALKLWLSFKAFGVAAFRAAVARGLELAELAEQVLREDACWQIVSPATLGIVAFRFAPVGVGESELDRLNQQLVNAVREDGFAFASSTILRGQTVLRMCTINPRTTEDDIRAAIARWKILGLQLLTAELPLL; encoded by the coding sequence ATGCCCAACAACGATCAACTCGATCTCTCACCCGCAGAAATGCGCCGTCTCGGCTACCAAGCCATTGACGAGATCGTCGCCCACTTTGAACAACTCAACGACAAACCCGCCATCCGCGTCGGCACGCGCGCCGAACTCGAAGCCCGCTTGCGCGAGCCCTTGCCCGAAGCGCCAACCGGCATTGAAACACTCTTCGCGCAATTGCAGCGCGATGTCTGGCCGTTTATGGGCAACATCGGGCATCCGCGTTTTTTCGCCTTCATCCCGACGCCGGTCAATTTTGTCAGCGTGCTGGCCGATGTGCTGATGAGCGGCTTCAATCCTTTTGTAGGCTCGTGGCTGGGCGGTTCGGCGCCCGCGCAAATCGAATTGGTAACGGTGGATTGGTTGCGCGAATTGTGCGGCTTGCCTGCAACGGCGGGCGGGCATTTCGTGTCGGGCGGGTCAGCGGCCAATTTGACGGCGCTGGCCGTGGCGCGCCACGTCAAGCTGAATGACCGCTTCGCCGATGCGGTCGTTTACTTTTCAGATCAAACGCACTCGGCCTCTGAACGTGCCTTGCGCGTGTTGGGCTTTGCGCCCGAACAGTTGTGCAAGCTGCCGAGCGATGCGGCGTATCGCCTGCCATTGGCCGCGTTGCAAGCCGCTGTCACCGCTGACCGCGCCAATGGCAGGCGGCCCTTTTGCGTGATCGCCAATGCGGGGGCGACCAACACAGGCGCGATTGATCCGCTGCCGGAACTGGTGCAGTTTTGCCGCGCTGAAGATTTATGGCTGCACGTTGACGGCGCGTATGGCGTGGCGGCGGTGTTGTGCGAACGCGGCCAAGCATTATTGGCGGGATTGGGCGAAGTGGATTCGCTGGCGCTCGATCCGCACAAGTGGCTGTTTCAGACCTACGAAATCGGCTGCGTGCTGGTGCGCGATGTGCGCTGGTTGAAGCAGACCTTTCACGTGCTGCCGGAATATCTGGAAGACACGCAACTCAATATGGCCGAGGTCAATTTTTACGAGCAGGGTTATCAACTGACGCGCAGCTTCCGCGCGTTGAAATTGTGGCTCTCGTTCAAGGCCTTTGGCGTCGCGGCCTTTCGCGCGGCGGTGGCGCGCGGGCTGGAATTGGCGGAATTGGCCGAGCAAGTGTTGCGCGAAGACGCCTGCTGGCAAATCGTTTCGCCCGCCACGCTGGGCATCGTCGCCTTTCGCTTTGCGCCTGTGGGTGTGGGCGAAAGTGAACTCGACAGGTTGAATCAGCAACTCGTCAATGCCGTGCGCGAAGACGGGTTTGCCTTCGCCAGTTCGACGATCCTGCGCGGCCAAACGGTGCTGCGCATGTGCACGATCAATCCGCGCACGACCGAAGACGACATCCGCGCGGCGATTGCGCGCTGGAAAATTCTGGGGCTGCAACTGCTCACGGCAGAGTTGCCACTGTTGTGA
- a CDS encoding type II toxin-antitoxin system VapC family toxin, with translation MIVLDTHIWVWWVHRDSQLPAAQRAYVQAHVTQGLGVSVFSCWEVAKLDLLGRLPLPFPIKDWFNFALAEPGIQLLDLTPEIAVESNHLPGNFHRDPADQLIVATARIYGCLLVTLDGKIQRYPNVQIAP, from the coding sequence ATGATCGTGCTTGATACGCATATTTGGGTTTGGTGGGTGCATCGGGATAGTCAGCTTCCGGCGGCGCAGCGAGCCTATGTGCAAGCACACGTCACGCAAGGGCTGGGAGTCAGCGTCTTTTCGTGCTGGGAGGTGGCGAAACTCGACCTGTTGGGTAGATTGCCGCTGCCTTTCCCGATCAAAGATTGGTTCAACTTTGCCTTGGCTGAACCGGGTATCCAACTGCTAGACCTGACACCGGAAATTGCGGTCGAGTCCAATCATCTGCCCGGCAATTTCCATCGCGATCCAGCGGATCAACTGATTGTCGCCACGGCCAGAATTTACGGCTGCCTGCTGGTCACGCTGGATGGGAAGATTCAGCGCTACCCGAACGTTCAGATCGCGCCTTAA